The Clostridium septicum genome contains a region encoding:
- a CDS encoding ECF transporter S component, translated as MRTSIKVKEMVIAALLVALAIIIPIQFGFLKIIVGPFTATVASHVPMFIAMLISPITAIIVGVGSGIGFLLSGMPMHVVLRAFTHIIVGFVGAKIILKKRNFKQAIIVTAPIHGILEGLAVIPFGFNMYQVIIVTVIGTMIHHFIDGSLSFVLANSLAKVRKKDIYTTFNDKMSIDNIVV; from the coding sequence ATGAGAACTTCAATAAAAGTAAAGGAGATGGTTATTGCAGCACTTTTAGTGGCATTAGCAATAATAATTCCTATACAATTTGGTTTTTTAAAGATTATAGTAGGACCATTTACAGCAACTGTGGCATCACATGTACCTATGTTTATAGCAATGTTGATTTCACCAATTACTGCAATAATTGTAGGAGTAGGTTCTGGTATTGGATTTTTATTATCAGGAATGCCTATGCATGTAGTACTTAGAGCATTTACACATATTATAGTAGGATTTGTTGGGGCAAAGATAATCCTAAAGAAAAGAAACTTTAAACAAGCTATAATAGTAACAGCTCCAATACATGGAATATTAGAAGGGTTAGCGGTAATTCCTTTTGGATTTAACATGTATCAAGTTATAATAGTTACAGTTATTGGAACAATGATACATCATTTTATAGATGGAAGTTTATCATTTGTGTTAGCTAATTCTTTAGCTAAAGTAAGAAAAAAAGATATATATACTACGTTTAATGATAAGATGTCAATAGATAATATTGTAGTATAA
- the trmB gene encoding tRNA (guanosine(46)-N7)-methyltransferase TrmB gives MRLRKKPWARPELESCPFFIINPSENRGKWKEIFGNNKPIYLELGCGKGTFIAVHGSENKDINYIAIDIKDEVLVLAKRNIEKAYSEKNEELDNIKLMAQEILIIDKILDSKDEISRIYINFCNPWPKDRHKKRRLTHTRQLEHYKTFLKDNGEIYFKTDDDELFDESLEYFKESGFNIEYITYDLHNSDFEGNVETEHEKMFTEMGIKTKFLIAKLA, from the coding sequence GTGAGATTAAGAAAAAAGCCATGGGCTAGACCAGAATTAGAAAGCTGTCCTTTTTTTATAATAAATCCAAGTGAAAATAGAGGAAAGTGGAAAGAAATATTTGGGAATAACAAACCTATATACTTAGAATTAGGTTGTGGGAAAGGAACATTTATAGCTGTTCATGGATCTGAAAATAAAGATATAAATTATATAGCAATAGATATAAAAGATGAGGTTTTAGTATTAGCTAAAAGAAATATAGAAAAGGCTTATAGCGAAAAAAATGAAGAATTAGATAATATAAAATTAATGGCTCAAGAAATATTAATAATAGATAAAATATTAGATAGTAAAGATGAGATAAGTAGAATATATATTAATTTCTGTAATCCGTGGCCAAAAGATAGACATAAGAAGAGAAGATTAACACATACTAGACAATTAGAGCATTATAAAACTTTCTTAAAGGATAATGGAGAAATTTATTTTAAAACTGATGATGATGAGTTATTCGATGAATCATTAGAATATTTTAAGGAATCCGGATTTAATATAGAATATATAACATATGATTTACATAATAGTGATTTTGAAGGTAATGTAGAAACAGAACATGAAAAGATGTTTACTGAAATGGGAATAAAAACTAAATTTTTAATTGCAAAGTTAGCTTAG
- a CDS encoding alpha/beta hydrolase has protein sequence MNFKLEEKLSMLPLMWRITRYNLFSDKNVRFRDVKYGKNKRQYYRVFEGNDNEKPLIYFIHGGGWWHGSPKMCTCIGKYFNKLGYTVVLPSYRLVPIYKYPTQIEDVFTAFSHYIEDKNFKRGIIIMGFSAGGELAANLLFNKKIHEKYNIDNKIFKKMVSISGVLDFNKCTSRHAKTLIENYLGKNESFNGKNPVDLISYKSHISVLCIHGDRDPLINTDNSFSFVDKINKLQGYGKVILIKGKHHSDMTGLLLGKGEKDSNVVLEFIKTDE, from the coding sequence ATGAATTTCAAGTTGGAAGAAAAATTATCTATGCTTCCATTAATGTGGAGAATTACAAGATATAATTTATTTAGTGATAAAAATGTGAGATTTAGAGATGTAAAATATGGGAAAAATAAGAGACAGTATTATAGAGTATTTGAAGGAAATGATAATGAAAAACCACTAATATATTTTATACATGGAGGCGGATGGTGGCATGGAAGCCCTAAAATGTGTACATGCATAGGAAAATATTTTAATAAACTTGGATATACAGTAGTTTTGCCATCATATAGATTGGTACCTATATATAAATATCCAACTCAAATAGAAGATGTATTTACGGCCTTTTCTCATTATATAGAAGATAAAAATTTTAAAAGGGGAATAATAATTATGGGGTTTTCAGCAGGAGGAGAACTTGCGGCTAATTTGTTATTTAATAAAAAAATCCATGAGAAATATAATATAGATAATAAGATATTTAAAAAAATGGTTTCAATATCAGGAGTTTTAGATTTCAATAAATGTACATCTAGACATGCTAAAACATTAATAGAAAATTATTTAGGTAAAAATGAGAGTTTTAATGGAAAAAACCCAGTAGATTTAATTAGTTACAAGTCACATATTTCAGTTTTATGCATTCATGGAGATAGAGATCCGTTAATTAATACGGATAATTCTTTTAGTTTTGTAGATAAAATAAATAAATTACAAGGTTATGGAAAAGTTATTTTAATAAAGGGAAAACATCATTCAGATATGACAGGGTTATTATTAGGAAAAGGAGAGAAAGATTCTAATGTAGTATTAGAATTTATAAAGACAGATGAATAA
- a CDS encoding IS256 family transposase → MSFSKEELIKILAKDPNIKTAEDIQNVLKDLFGGMLQQMLEAELDNHLGYEKHDYQNKNTTNSRNGKSRKTMKSNLGYFDLDVPRDREGSFEPEIVKKHQTDVSHLESSIIGMYAKGMTTRDIASQVNEIYGMDISPTLVSNITDKVIPMIREWQSRPLETVYPIVFMDAIHFKVRKDNTVVSKAAYAAIGVNIEGKKDVLGIWIGASESSKYWLLVLNELKNRGVKDILIASVDGLVGFNEAIRAVYPNTEIQRCIIHQIRNSSKYLSYKDLKAFNADLKLVYTASTEEVALAELDRLEEKWGEKYLIAVRSWRNNWNELSTFFKYPPEIRKIIYTTNAMESYNRQLRKVTKTKSIFPNDESLMKILYLATVDITKKWTQSIRGWAQILAQLSIFFEGRLDDQLF, encoded by the coding sequence ATGTCATTTTCAAAGGAAGAATTAATAAAAATATTAGCAAAGGATCCAAATATTAAAACAGCTGAAGATATTCAAAATGTTTTAAAAGACTTATTTGGAGGAATGCTTCAGCAAATGCTAGAAGCCGAATTAGATAATCATCTTGGATATGAGAAACATGATTACCAAAATAAAAACACAACTAATAGCCGTAATGGCAAGAGCCGAAAAACTATGAAATCCAATCTTGGCTACTTCGACTTAGATGTTCCAAGAGATAGAGAAGGTTCTTTTGAGCCTGAAATAGTAAAAAAACATCAAACTGATGTTTCACATTTAGAAAGCTCAATAATTGGGATGTATGCTAAGGGAATGACTACAAGAGATATAGCATCACAAGTAAATGAAATATACGGAATGGACATATCACCAACATTAGTTTCTAATATAACAGATAAAGTAATTCCAATGATTAGAGAATGGCAAAGCCGTCCGTTGGAAACAGTATATCCTATAGTATTTATGGATGCTATTCACTTTAAAGTGAGAAAAGATAACACCGTTGTTTCGAAAGCAGCCTACGCTGCGATTGGAGTAAATATTGAAGGAAAAAAAGATGTTCTTGGTATATGGATAGGAGCATCAGAGTCATCAAAATATTGGTTGCTTGTTCTGAATGAGTTAAAAAATAGAGGCGTAAAAGATATACTAATTGCTTCAGTTGATGGGTTAGTAGGGTTTAACGAAGCCATTAGAGCTGTTTATCCGAACACTGAAATTCAAAGATGTATTATTCATCAAATAAGAAATTCAAGTAAATACTTATCTTATAAGGATTTAAAAGCTTTCAATGCAGATTTAAAACTAGTTTACACCGCTTCTACTGAGGAGGTCGCATTAGCGGAATTAGATAGATTAGAAGAAAAATGGGGAGAAAAATACTTAATAGCAGTAAGGTCTTGGAGAAATAACTGGAATGAGTTATCAACATTCTTTAAATATCCACCAGAGATTAGAAAAATAATATATACAACTAATGCAATGGAAAGTTATAATCGTCAACTGAGAAAAGTTACTAAAACTAAATCTATATTTCCGAATGATGAATCATTAATGAAGATTTTATACCTTGCTACCGTTGATATAACAAAGAAATGGACCCAATCAATACGAGGATGGGCTCAAATTTTAGCTCAACTATCAATCTTCTTCGAAGGTCGTTTAGACGACCAGTTGTTCTAA
- a CDS encoding PFL family protein: protein MNVNNILETIKMIEEEKLDIRTITMGISLLDCIDSDGDKAREKIYNKIVTSAKKLVKVANEIENEFGIPIVNKRVSVTPISIIAGATDEENYVKFAETLDKAAHTLGIDFIGGFSALVQKGYTKSDRILIKSIPEALEKTTKVCSSVNVGSTRCGINMDAVKEMGEIIKETADLTKDAKGFGCAKLVVFCNAVEDNPFMAGAFHGVGEADRIINVGVSGPGVVQRALEKVKGESFDVVSETIKKTAFKITRMGQLVAKEASSRLGVPFGIVDLSLAPTPAVGDSVAHILEEMGLEVVGTHGTTAALALLNDAVKKGGVMACSHVGGLSGAFIPVSEDAGMIDAVLNGSLNLEKLEAMTAICSVGLDMIAVPGNTPAESISAMIADESAIGMINNKTTAVRIIPAPGCNVGDMVEFGGLLGTAPVMPVNKYSSSLFIKRGGRIPAPIHSFKN, encoded by the coding sequence ATGAACGTAAATAATATATTAGAAACTATAAAAATGATAGAAGAAGAAAAACTAGATATAAGAACTATTACAATGGGAATTTCTCTATTAGATTGTATAGATTCAGATGGTGATAAGGCAAGAGAAAAAATATATAATAAGATTGTAACTTCAGCAAAAAAATTAGTTAAGGTTGCAAATGAAATAGAAAATGAATTTGGTATTCCAATAGTAAATAAAAGAGTTTCAGTAACTCCAATTTCTATAATAGCAGGAGCTACAGATGAAGAAAATTATGTGAAATTTGCAGAGACTTTAGATAAAGCAGCACATACATTAGGAATTGATTTTATTGGAGGTTTTTCAGCCCTTGTTCAAAAAGGTTATACGAAGAGTGATAGAATTTTAATTAAGTCTATTCCTGAAGCATTAGAAAAAACAACGAAAGTTTGTTCATCTGTAAATGTAGGATCAACAAGATGTGGAATAAATATGGATGCAGTTAAAGAGATGGGTGAAATTATAAAAGAAACAGCAGATTTAACAAAGGATGCTAAGGGATTTGGTTGTGCAAAGCTTGTGGTATTCTGTAATGCAGTTGAAGATAATCCATTTATGGCAGGTGCATTCCATGGAGTTGGAGAAGCAGATAGAATTATAAATGTTGGAGTAAGTGGACCAGGAGTAGTACAAAGAGCTCTAGAAAAAGTTAAAGGAGAATCTTTCGATGTTGTTTCTGAAACAATAAAAAAGACAGCATTTAAAATTACAAGAATGGGTCAATTAGTAGCTAAAGAAGCCTCAAGTAGATTAGGAGTTCCATTTGGAATAGTAGATTTATCTTTAGCGCCTACACCAGCTGTTGGTGATTCAGTTGCTCATATATTGGAAGAAATGGGATTAGAGGTAGTGGGAACACATGGAACAACAGCAGCATTAGCACTTTTAAATGATGCTGTTAAAAAAGGTGGAGTTATGGCATGTAGCCATGTTGGTGGATTAAGTGGAGCATTTATACCAGTATCAGAAGATGCAGGTATGATAGATGCAGTTCTTAATGGATCATTAAATTTAGAAAAGCTAGAAGCTATGACGGCTATATGTTCAGTAGGACTAGATATGATAGCAGTACCTGGAAATACTCCAGCAGAATCAATATCTGCAATGATAGCAGATGAATCAGCAATAGGAATGATAAATAATAAAACAACAGCAGTTAGAATAATACCAGCTCCTGGATGTAATGTAGGAGATATGGTTGAGTTTGGAGGACTTTTAGGAACAGCACCAGTAATGCCAGTAAATAAATATTCCTCTTCACTATTTATAAAAAGAGGTGGAAGAATACCTGCTCCGATACATTCATTTAAAAACTAA
- the zupT gene encoding zinc transporter ZupT — MFSNHCLMPLILSSLAGMSTVIGAFIVFFSKSKNKKLICFSLAFSAGVMISVSFTDLFSTAEETLRKSQGNLKGICYTILFLVIGAFIAMLIDMFIPEEPRLIASQRGNKLYRVGFVSMIALMIHNFPEGVATFVSGYENTTLGITIALAIALHNIPEGISIAMPIYYSTGSKLKAFKYTFVSGLAEPIGALLALLFLRPFINEIILAIIFAIVSGIMLYISFEELIPTARKYGYDKLYIFSIFLGICIIPLSHVLFN, encoded by the coding sequence ATGTTTAGTAATCACTGCTTAATGCCATTAATTTTATCTTCACTTGCTGGTATGTCAACTGTTATAGGAGCTTTTATAGTATTTTTTTCAAAATCAAAAAATAAAAAACTTATATGCTTTTCCTTAGCCTTTTCCGCTGGAGTTATGATTTCTGTTTCTTTTACAGATCTATTTTCTACTGCTGAAGAAACATTAAGAAAATCTCAAGGGAATTTAAAAGGAATTTGCTATACAATATTATTTTTAGTTATAGGTGCATTTATAGCTATGCTTATAGATATGTTTATTCCTGAAGAACCTCGTTTAATTGCTAGTCAGCGTGGAAATAAACTTTACAGAGTTGGGTTTGTTTCAATGATTGCTTTAATGATACATAATTTCCCTGAAGGTGTAGCAACCTTTGTTTCTGGATATGAGAATACTACTCTTGGAATTACTATAGCCCTTGCTATAGCACTTCATAATATACCTGAAGGTATTTCCATTGCAATGCCAATATATTATTCCACTGGTAGTAAATTGAAAGCATTTAAATATACTTTTGTTTCAGGACTTGCAGAACCTATAGGTGCATTACTTGCATTATTATTCTTAAGACCTTTTATAAACGAAATAATACTTGCAATAATTTTTGCTATAGTTTCAGGAATAATGTTATATATTTCTTTCGAAGAATTAATACCTACTGCTAGAAAATATGGCTACGATAAGTTATATATATTTTCTATATTTTTAGGAATATGTATAATTCCTTTAAGTCATGTTCTTTTTAATTAA
- a CDS encoding DNA adenine methylase yields the protein MLKPPICRVGGKSKLRKSIIEQIPEHTCYIEVFFGAGWVYFGKESSKVEVINDIDKELVNLFRTIKYHAPEVERLLEYEFSGRDIFEEYKNCTLEYMTEIHRAIKFLYVITQSFAGKGNNYGYSTTTKPGQQIFYKEILLELRDRLKNTYVENLSFEKIIDKYDRKHSFFFCDPPYIKTCGYGNKFGEEEHRILANKLKEIQGKFLLTINDHPLARELYKEFNIKEVKVNYSIARENSARGKYNELIITNY from the coding sequence ATGTTAAAGCCACCTATTTGTAGGGTAGGAGGAAAATCAAAATTAAGGAAATCAATTATAGAACAAATACCAGAACATACTTGTTATATAGAAGTATTTTTTGGAGCAGGATGGGTTTACTTTGGGAAAGAGTCAAGTAAAGTTGAAGTTATAAATGATATAGATAAAGAATTAGTAAATTTATTTAGAACAATAAAGTATCATGCTCCAGAAGTAGAAAGGTTATTAGAATATGAATTTAGTGGACGAGATATATTTGAAGAATATAAAAATTGTACATTAGAATATATGACAGAGATTCATAGAGCTATAAAGTTTTTGTATGTAATTACACAAAGTTTTGCAGGAAAAGGGAATAATTATGGATATAGTACAACAACTAAGCCAGGACAACAAATATTTTATAAAGAAATATTATTAGAGTTAAGAGATAGACTTAAAAATACATATGTAGAGAATTTAAGTTTTGAAAAAATAATTGATAAGTATGATAGAAAACATAGTTTTTTCTTTTGTGATCCACCTTATATTAAAACTTGTGGATATGGTAATAAATTTGGAGAAGAGGAACATAGGATATTAGCTAACAAACTTAAAGAAATACAAGGGAAGTTTCTATTAACAATAAATGATCATCCTTTAGCTAGAGAACTATACAAAGAATTTAATATAAAAGAAGTTAAGGTAAATTATTCTATTGCTAGAGAAAATAGTGCAAGAGGGAAATATAATGAATTAATAATAACAAACTATTAA
- a CDS encoding acyltransferase family protein: MNKLTNRNYLLDNLKVLLMFCVVFGHVIEYYINQSNILKGIYIFIYIFHMPLFIFISGYFSKNVEKISKGAIKGLLLPYLIFDMIWYMVVYIGTGEFMFSVLYPGWTLWYLLSLFFWRISLKYLIKIKYILPISFICGLLIGMLPSGSSVLAISRTITFLPFFLLGYYTKEKDFMEIQKSNKLISVIVIILFAYGAFYISKNNLIDYRFLYNSSTYYESGLTVFQGMFFRVLLYIGAIIFSICTINLTPKVKVIYSYIGKATMNIYVFHIYLVLLVYFFIPKWNLDYIRNTLLLLSPFLIIYILAKKPVTKVYDSIFYPVNKGIHHGRKSFKKCKDFKYKRF; encoded by the coding sequence ATGAATAAATTAACAAACAGGAATTATTTATTAGATAATTTAAAAGTGCTACTAATGTTCTGTGTCGTATTTGGTCATGTTATTGAATACTATATAAATCAAAGTAATATATTAAAAGGAATTTATATATTTATTTATATATTTCATATGCCACTTTTTATTTTTATATCAGGATATTTTTCTAAGAATGTAGAAAAGATAAGTAAGGGAGCTATTAAAGGTTTACTTTTACCATATTTAATTTTTGATATGATATGGTATATGGTAGTATATATTGGAACTGGTGAATTTATGTTTTCGGTATTATATCCAGGGTGGACATTATGGTATTTATTAAGTTTATTTTTTTGGAGAATAAGTTTAAAATATCTAATAAAAATAAAGTATATACTTCCAATTAGTTTTATATGCGGACTTTTAATAGGAATGTTACCAAGTGGTTCCTCTGTTTTAGCAATTTCCCGAACAATAACATTTTTACCATTTTTCCTATTAGGATACTATACAAAGGAAAAAGACTTTATGGAAATCCAAAAAAGCAATAAGTTAATATCCGTTATTGTTATAATATTATTTGCATATGGAGCCTTCTATATATCAAAAAACAATTTAATAGATTATAGATTCTTATATAATTCTAGTACATATTATGAATCAGGTTTAACAGTCTTTCAAGGTATGTTTTTTAGAGTATTGTTATACATTGGAGCTATTATTTTTAGTATATGTACAATAAATTTAACACCAAAAGTAAAAGTTATATATTCATATATAGGAAAAGCAACTATGAATATATATGTATTTCATATATATTTAGTATTATTAGTATATTTCTTTATACCTAAATGGAATTTAGATTATATTAGAAATACTTTATTACTTTTAAGTCCTTTTTTAATAATATATATATTGGCAAAGAAGCCAGTTACTAAAGTTTATGATAGTATATTTTATCCAGTTAATAAAGGAATACATCACGGAAGAAAATCATTTAAAAAGTGTAAGGATTTTAAGTATAAGAGATTTTAG
- a CDS encoding DUF488 domain-containing protein, giving the protein MDIFTIGHSNYTVEKLIDMLKHYDINCVVDIRGTPYSKYNIQFDKENIKYTLNKEGFIYIYMAKELAAKRENKISYNNEGYSDFEKVVYENEFINGIKRLKDGCTKGYRIALLGAMQDPIRCHRSILVGRALRKEGFNVKHIIDDYSIISQDKIESNILDKYFNNRAQLTIDYLLGNDLTEEEMINEGYRLANKEIGYRIEHLKS; this is encoded by the coding sequence ATGGACATATTTACTATTGGACATTCAAATTACACAGTAGAAAAACTAATAGATATGTTAAAGCATTATGATATAAATTGTGTTGTAGATATTAGAGGAACTCCATATTCTAAATATAATATCCAATTTGATAAGGAAAATATTAAATATACTTTAAATAAAGAAGGCTTTATTTATATTTATATGGCAAAGGAATTAGCAGCTAAAAGGGAAAATAAAATATCTTATAATAATGAAGGATATTCAGATTTTGAAAAAGTTGTATATGAAAATGAGTTTATTAATGGTATAAAAAGACTTAAAGATGGGTGTACAAAAGGATATAGAATAGCTTTGCTTGGAGCAATGCAAGATCCTATAAGATGTCATAGAAGTATTTTAGTTGGCAGAGCCTTGAGAAAAGAAGGATTTAATGTCAAACATATAATTGATGATTACTCTATAATATCTCAGGATAAAATAGAAAGTAATATTTTAGATAAATATTTTAATAATAGAGCTCAATTAACTATTGATTATTTACTTGGTAATGACTTGACAGAAGAGGAAATGATAAATGAGGGGTATAGACTAGCAAATAAAGAAATAGGGTATAGAATAGAGCATTTAAAAAGTTAA
- a CDS encoding ACT domain-containing protein, with product MKAILTVIGKDRVGIVAGISNELLNQNINILDVNQTIMEEYFTMIMMLDLGKANGTFDDAKKALLSKGEELGVDVKIQRAEIFNSMHTL from the coding sequence ATGAAAGCAATTTTAACAGTAATAGGTAAAGATAGGGTGGGGATAGTAGCCGGAATTAGCAACGAATTATTAAATCAAAATATAAATATTTTAGATGTAAATCAAACTATAATGGAAGAATATTTTACTATGATAATGATGCTTGATTTAGGAAAAGCTAATGGAACTTTTGATGATGCTAAAAAAGCTTTACTTTCAAAAGGTGAAGAATTAGGTGTAGACGTTAAAATTCAAAGAGCTGAAATATTCAATTCAATGCATACACTATAA
- a CDS encoding methylglyoxal synthase encodes MNIAIIAHDEKKEEMIEFVKKYKDVFVKHNIFATGTTGGLIEKHIGLNVCRYLSGPLGGDQQIGAKIAVGEIDIVIFFRDPLTAQPHEPDVTALIRLCDVHNTPVATNFGAAEVFLKAITSR; translated from the coding sequence ATGAATATTGCTATTATTGCACATGATGAAAAAAAAGAAGAAATGATTGAGTTTGTTAAAAAATATAAAGATGTGTTTGTAAAACATAATATTTTTGCGACAGGCACAACAGGAGGTCTTATAGAAAAGCATATAGGATTAAATGTATGTAGATATTTATCAGGACCATTAGGAGGAGATCAACAAATAGGAGCTAAAATAGCAGTTGGAGAAATAGATATAGTTATATTTTTTAGAGATCCATTAACAGCGCAACCACATGAACCAGATGTGACAGCATTAATAAGATTATGTGATGTCCATAACACACCTGTAGCAACAAATTTTGGGGCTGCTGAAGTATTTTTAAAGGCTATAACTAGTAGATAG
- a CDS encoding helix-turn-helix domain-containing protein: MQFLKLSTELITDNNITSNEFRIYSYLLSLYNVEKQCSYPSIDIISERLNISISTVKRSIKRLAELGYISIEKRKGLAGNFNVYKKLKHLINNVVKTKKVNKIAIDSNGEKAIEGQISVEEALEDIEETKVRTNIIDNSSNVRLARSVTNIDNSSFAKKVLSLSDNGLVRAAIKEFKKKRGKTPTFLIKLLVDQYYKEGIDLSKPLLNLLKRDYIII, encoded by the coding sequence ATGCAATTCTTAAAATTATCTACAGAATTAATAACAGATAATAATATCACATCAAATGAATTCAGAATATATTCTTATCTTTTAAGCCTTTATAATGTAGAAAAACAATGTAGTTATCCTTCTATAGATATTATTTCAGAAAGACTTAATATATCAATATCTACAGTTAAAAGAAGTATTAAGAGGCTTGCAGAGCTTGGATATATTTCAATAGAAAAGAGAAAAGGATTAGCAGGTAATTTCAATGTTTATAAAAAATTAAAACATCTTATAAATAATGTAGTAAAGACTAAAAAAGTTAATAAAATAGCTATAGATAGTAATGGAGAGAAGGCTATAGAAGGTCAAATATCAGTAGAAGAAGCGTTAGAAGATATAGAAGAAACTAAAGTAAGAACTAATATTATAGATAATAGTAGCAATGTAAGGCTAGCTAGAAGTGTTACTAATATAGATAATAGTAGTTTTGCTAAAAAAGTTTTATCCTTATCAGATAATGGATTGGTAAGAGCTGCTATAAAGGAATTTAAAAAGAAGAGGGGGAAAACTCCTACCTTTTTAATAAAGTTACTGGTAGACCAATATTATAAAGAAGGAATTGATTTATCTAAGCCATTACTAAACTTATTAAAAAGAGATTATATAATAATTTAA
- a CDS encoding glycerol-3-phosphate responsive antiterminator produces the protein MKIKELLEENPVIAAVKDLKALEVALNSESEVIFVLFGDLLNIKEISEKIAEKNKIGIVHVDLIEGINNKEVAIKFLKKETSFKGIISTKSQVVKAAKNNGFIAIQRVFVFDTLSLNNAKKHLMDECDAIEVLPGTIPKVIKKLAMEASKPIVSGGLIDTKKEIITALNSGATCVSTTKKEIWNM, from the coding sequence ATGAAGATAAAAGAGCTATTGGAAGAAAATCCTGTTATAGCAGCTGTTAAAGATCTCAAAGCTTTAGAAGTGGCTTTAAACTCTGAATCAGAAGTTATATTTGTGTTATTTGGGGACTTACTTAATATAAAAGAAATAAGTGAAAAAATTGCAGAGAAAAATAAAATAGGTATAGTTCATGTAGATTTAATTGAAGGTATAAATAATAAAGAAGTGGCTATTAAATTTTTAAAGAAAGAGACAAGTTTTAAAGGTATTATAAGTACAAAATCACAAGTTGTTAAAGCAGCAAAAAATAATGGTTTTATAGCAATTCAAAGAGTATTTGTTTTTGATACTCTTTCATTAAATAATGCTAAAAAACATTTAATGGATGAATGTGATGCTATAGAAGTGTTGCCAGGCACAATTCCTAAAGTTATTAAAAAACTTGCAATGGAAGCTTCGAAACCTATTGTATCAGGTGGCCTTATAGATACAAAAAAAGAAATAATCACTGCATTAAATTCAGGGGCTACTTGTGTATCTACAACTAAAAAGGAAATTTGGAATATGTAA
- a CDS encoding ribbon-helix-helix domain-containing protein — protein sequence MADKKDSLVNRQRYSSTFDIELLEKMKELSKETSIPMSKLLDKALELLLKEHNKI from the coding sequence ATGGCTGATAAAAAAGATAGTCTTGTTAATAGACAAAGATATTCAAGCACATTTGATATAGAACTATTAGAAAAAATGAAAGAGCTCTCTAAAGAAACATCTATTCCAATGTCTAAACTATTAGATAAAGCTTTAGAATTATTATTAAAAGAGCATAATAAAATTTAA